GGGCGGGCGGTTCAGCGCCTCATGTCCCAGTGTCTCCCCGGTCCGCAAATGCAGAATGGGCTGAAAATACGTATCCAGCAATTCATGCTCCATAATCTCCAGCAGCACAGCTAATCTGCCCAGCTCCTGAACCTCATCCCTGAATCTCCCGCTCATGTACCTCAGATATTGCGGCAAAGCCGCAAGCTTGCGGGACAGGGCTCCTGTCTTATTCATCTAATCCCCCGTCTGCTTGTCTTCGTGAATTCAATAACACTCTCCTCAGCATAGATTGGAATTATTAAGCAGGGATAAACTTCGGGACGGGGCATGGCTTTCTAAACATTTTTCACATTAACGACTTATTTCGACAGTATTTCTGCCCGGTTAATCGTATAGAGCACAGGGATTGCCGCTCCAATTAGGATCACCCCCATGAAGGCCGGTGCAGCCGGTCCAAGGGACACGTAGAGCTGTCCTCCGACCAGAGGCCCGATCATTCTCGCCAGTGCCTGAATCGATTGGCTGCCTCCTTGAACCCATCCCTGTTCGCCCGCAGCGGCAGATTTGGACAGCATTCCGTTGAACGAAGGCCCGAAGACCGAATCGCCGAAGCCGAAGATAAACATCCCTGCGATAAAAAGAGGATAAAAGGCGAGCACAGCCGACAACGCAAACAGGATGTAGCCAACAATTTCCGAGACCATTCCGAGGAGCGCTATTTGCCTGTCACTGTATCTTTTCAGGAGCTTCGGCATAATGAACCCTTGGGACAGGATATCCTGCAAGCCCATGATGGAGAACATCACTCCAATGATAACCGGCTTCCAGCTGAAATTATCCAACGTGAACTGTGAAAAAATAGCCTGGAATGATCCATTCGGTATCCACAGCAGGAGCGCAGAGACCAACAGCCTGTTAAGGTTCTTCATGGACAGCAGGCTGGCAAGCTGAGAAAAGGGATTCAGCCTGACTAAGGGGATGACCTTTAGTCTCTTGCTTTTCTCCAGACTCTCCGGCATGAAGAGGAAGCCATAACCCACATTGAGTAGTGTCACGGCTGCGCCAGCATACATGGGCACCGAGTATCCGAACTTGGCCAGCAGCCCGCCCACAGACGGACCGATAATAGTACCCGCCCCTACCACCGCGCTCACCCATCCGAAGTACTTAGTCCGTTGCTCCGGCGGAAGAATGTCTGCAAAATAAGCGAAGATCGTACCGATGCTCCCGCCTGTGATCCCTTCAATGATCCGCCCGGCGAACAGCACCCACAAAGCCCCTCCAAGGCCAAATATGAAGTAACCGGCAGCAGAACCCAGCAGGCATAGGAGAAGCAGTGGACGCCGCCCGTATTTATCACTCAGCGCACCCAGCACAGGCGCGGCACAGAACAGGCAGGCCGCATACGCTGAAGTCAGCAGGGTAACCATCACCGCTTGTTTTCCGGGATCGCTAATGTAAGGCTGGACGAGAAACGGAACCACAGGAGCGATAATACTGAAGCCTATTCCGCATAAAAATACTGAGATTAGACCGAATATAAGCGCGTGCTTGTCTACCTTTGGTTCTGAAGATTGATCTTGATGATGAGCAGGTTTGGATGTAGACATGTATCTTGCCTCCTTAGAGTTTATGCTTTGTTTCCTAAGAAACAATATCATCCTAACACATTTTTGATTCCACGGAAACAAAAATATAGACATAAAAAAACACCCTGTCGGGTGAAGGTAGCTCTGCCTGAACTATTATGCCTAAAGTATATAGGGAAAATCAATCTTCTTTCGTGCCGTTCTCCAGTTCCTGCTTCTTAATCTCTTCATCCAAATGCCTATTGTACTTCTCCATGAAGCTTAGCATCCCGGCATACTGGCTGTCGGTCACCTGCTCAAACACAGGTCTGTCCCGCTCCCGGAACTCACGGTGCAGTTCGTCATGGATCTGATATACAGCCCCCCCTTTAACAGTAAGCCTGAAATAGATTTCCTTCTGATTGTCCGGCTTCTGGTAGCTCTCGATAAGCCCCTTGTGCAGGAGCTTCCGTGTTATCTTGCTGATTGCCCCCCTGGTCATGTACAAGGCCTCTGCAAGCCTGGTCACGTTGGCGTCTGCATGTGTTCCGATGTATTCAATACAGTGCACCTCGGAGGGTTTATTGCCCTTAAGACTGATCTCCATCTTCGACTTGTTCAGCCAGTTCATCTTATTAAATAGTTCCCGGAAAGCGGTTAAGACCTGTTCCTCTTTGTTCATTGCGGGTCCCCCTCCCTAAAAAAACAGACGCCAGCGGCGCCTGTCTAACTACCCTTTATCCCTGAACTACAGACCGTAATACTTGGACTTGTCCGGTCCGTTGCTGGTATATTCCGTCTTCAGTTCATTGCGGTACGAACGCTCAATCTTACGCACATAAGAAAGTCTGCGGACATTCTTCATGACTTCCTCGGCGCGCTCCGCATTGACGTACATTACCGCGTAATGCATTTTACGGGAAACGTAGTGCAGTGTGCCGTACTTCTCCAGGTTGCGTGCCGCCTTGACGTCGCTAACCCATACGATATAACCTGTCCGTTCCGCAAACATAAGCTTATCCGCCTCTCTTTCTCTGTCTCCTCACGGGTCAGCTTATCCGCAAGAGCATTTGCCGCCGCTGCCGCATCCGCCCTTGGGGGACGGGTCGTTACTAGGAACCTTGATGCTGTCCGAGACCGAGAATGCGATCGCCTCCGACATGGAATGAAGAATATCATCCAGCGTCTTCTCCGCATTCTTGAAGCGGACTACCGCTTCGAACTGCTCCAGCTCCCGTTCTACAGCCTCAACCTCATCCTTGGCCGAGTGATAGTTCGGGTGAAAATGACCAAACCGCTGTGTCTCCTCAAACAGCTCCTTCTTGCTTTGCAGCCGCTTGATCATGGCCTGGATTTCGGGATGGTTATCCACCTGCCCCTTCCAGTATAGGTAATCCGACACTTCTGCGGATTGATTAATCATATCGCCTAATTCATAGGCGTATGTCAGCACTTCGGCCATATCGACCGTATTTAATTCCGCTACGCTCATGAACTTCAACTCTTTTCTGCATTTAATGTTCTACCGCAGCGATAGACTACCTTATCATAACATATCCGCCCGCCTCAGCAGAAGAAGAATTTCTGTACCTAAGCGGATGCAACAGCTGAATTTCCTGCCAGTCTTCCGCTGCAAGCTCTGCCTCCTCTGCCGTCCCCGTCCCCGGAAAAAGCAGAATACCCCGCACCCTCCATGGACGTCCGCTGATCCGCTCCGGAATGAAATCCGCCGCCTTGCCGCCATAGGAGAGCCGGACCTTGATTCCCCAGCTTAGGGCATGCTCCATTACCTTTTGCGCTGTGGTGGCATGATACTGCCTCCACTGATTGAACCACATCTGCGGCACGGCCTCTTCACCCGGCAGCTCCAGCATCGGGGGGGTGCCCCTGTCCGGCGGCAGAAGCTTCGGGGAGGGTCCCGTTCCCAACAGGCCCCGTTCCCCGGCTGCGGCAGGAAGCTCGTAACGCTGTACTGTCCCGGACAGTTCAAACAGTTGGGTAGGGGCAGTCCCGTTCAGCTTCCCTGCCCTTACAGACGGCGCCAGACCGGCGGCGGCAAGCTCCTTGCGCAGCTGCCCGGCTGCCTCCGGCCGGACGATGAAGTGGAGCGGGCCAATCCGGGTAACGATGTCCTGCAGCCGGGGATGAGCAGCGATATCCCCGCCCTCCTGCTCTCCGGCACAGGACAGCAGAAGCACCTCCGCCAGTTCAGTCCGCCCGATCGCTCTGGCCCACTGCCGGAGCGCAAGTATGGCCTGCTCCGGCAATCCTCCGGCGGCATGGTCGTTCAGCCAGGAGATCACCTCACCCGGAGCGAAGCCCTGGTCCGCTGCCGCTTCCAGCCGCTCCCGCGTTAGCCGGAAGCTCCAGATATCCTCGTGGTGCAGCAGCTCCGCACACCCGGCCAAGGTCCAGCGGACCGTATACGGGACCTCCGGCGGAACCAGCACCTCGAAATCCGGCTGGACAATGAAGCCGGGGAAAGCTGAATCCGATTCTTGCGGCAGCGGGCTGCGTGCGGCTTCAGTTGCTGCGGGTCTCTGCGGGCTGAAGGCGGTGTCTTGAGCTTCGGAGGCGCTGTCTAGGTACCCCTCTTGATTCTGCGGGGTTGCTCCTAGACTATGCCCCGTTAGCTGTGGCTTCACTGCCTTCCAGCGAAAGCACTCCTCCCCTTCTGCTGAAGATCCTAGCTCACACCATCCGAAGGCGGCCAGAAGGCGAAGCCAGGCAAGTGCAGCCTGCTTAAGCCCTGAGTCTGTCCCTGCCGTCCCCGGCACAGCCTGCTCTCCGGCAAGACCATTCTGTCTCATCCAGCTTAGTACAGGCGCTACCGCAAACCACTCGTCCGCCTTAAACTCCGCTGCCGAGAGCAAATGTCTGAAATGCTGCTCTTCAGGCAGCGGAGCACCGTAACGGCTGATGATCAAGGTATAGAGTGTATCCGTCATCTCCTGAGCAGTAAGCGTCAGCCAGCGTTGCAGCACCGGTCTGTCTAATGCATACCCGCTATTGTCGCGGGTGATCAGCCCCAGTGCGCTCAGCAGATCAATGATTAATGTAACCGGCAGCGGATAGCTCTGGTGACCGGCGGAGGACTCCAGCAGGGCCAAAGCCCCCTCCGGTATGGACAACCTTCCGGCTAACCGGCTGAGCTGCTTCTTATGTAACACTCCCTTAGATGTCAGCGGCAGGCCTTCACGGGCTATGAACAACAGGCTTTGAAATATCTCCCCTGCCAGTTCTGAACACGCCGCATGCTCAACCCGTATTGTCCCCTCCACCTGTACCTGCGGGCAACCCGTCCAGAAGCTCCGCAGGATCAAGGGATACTGCTGCTGCGGTACCTGATACAGCCTCTCTCCCCACACCTTTTGACGCAGCTCCAGCATCCCCGTATGAAGCAGTTCCTCCAGGGCCAGTATCTGTTCAGCCCTGCACAGGAATTCAGGCCGCAGACGCTCTATAGAATCTGCTGTACACGGCGAGGCCGCATGCTCTGCCGCTATCCGCAGCAGTACTTCACAGGCGTCCGAAGATAGTCTGCTAATATCATCTGCCGGTTCCAGTTCCATCAGAGAACAGCTCCTTCCGCCGGGTCCAGCATCCGGACCCCGTATTCGTAGCCTTGCTCAGTCAGAAACATCCGGCGGCGCAGAGCGAAATCCTGTTCCCGGCTGTCTCCCGTAACCAGCGTGTAGAAATACGCCCGGTTATCCCCCGGCTTCGGACGAAGGATGCGGCCCAGCCGCTGAGCCTCCTCCTGGCGGGAACCGAAGGCGCCGGATACCTCAATTGCCACTGAGGCATCCGGCAGATTCACAGCAAAATTCGCTACCTTGGAGACGATCAGCACCGGCAGCTTGCCTTCATTGAACGCAGCATAGAGCGCGTTCCGCTCCTTCTGCGGAGTCTTGCCTGTGATCAGCGGGGCCGCAAGCAGCGCCGCCAGCTGTTCCAACTGGTCCAGATACTGGCCGATCACAAGTATCGCCGCTGCGGGATGCGCCTTGGCAAGCTGTGCTGCCGCCTGAGCCTTGGCCTGATTGCCGGCCGCCAGCCGGAACTGCTCCTTCGCCCCGGCATACAGATATTGCTGCCGCAGCTCCTGGCTCATCGGAACGATGACCTCGATGCAATCGACAGCCGCAATCCATCCCTGCCGCTCCAGCACCTTCCAGGGCAGGTCATAGCATCTCGGGCCGATCAGGGAGAACACATCTCCCTCCCGTCCGTCCTCCCGGACCAGCGTTGCTGTCAGCCCCAGCCGCCGCGTAGCCTGAATATCTGCGGTTGCCCGGAAGACAGGTGCCGGAAGCAGGTGGACCTCGTCATAGATAATCAGCCCCCAATTCCGTTCATGGAACAGATTCATATGGACGAACGCTCCTCCCTTGGAGCGCCTATGGGTCATCATCTGATAGGTTGCAACGGTTACAGGCCGCACCTCCCGGTGCTCTCCCGTGTATTCCCCAACCTCCTCTTCGCTCAGCGAGGTCCGCAGCAGCAGCTCCCCGCGCCACTGTTCTACAGAAGTCGTGCTCGAAGTAAGGATCAGCGTCTCACACTGCAGCTGCTCCAGCACCCCAAGGCCCACAACCGTCTTGCCTGCCCCGCAGGGCAACACGACCACTCCGCTGCCTCCATGTCCTCCAGTCCCCTGGAACTTACGGACAGCCTCCCGTTGATAATCCCGTAGCTCGAATCCACTGCTGCTGCCCTCTCGGACGTTGTTCCCAATAGACTCCCGCCAGGCTAGCTTCAGCTTCTGTCCGTCCCGGTACCCGGCGTAGTCAAGAACCGGATAACCCAGTCTGGTCATCTCCTGCTTCAGCAAGCCCCGGTTCATCTTCGGACAATAGCTATGCAGCTCCCCGGCCCGGCAGAGGCCCAGCTCCTTCAGCTCCTGAGCATCATCCAGTTCATCCAGCAGGCTCGCCCGGTCAGCAGTTAACCTGACAAGCTGTGAATCACTCTCATCTGCATGCAGGTGCAAGCTTCCGTAACGGGACATTAACAGCTCCATCTCCCCCTCCACCTCGGAAGGAATGCCCCACCTGGACAGCCTGCGGAGTCCTTGAGTGACCTCTGCCGCAGACTGCCCCCCGGCTGCGGCATTCCATAGGGACAAAGGCGTGATCCGGTAAGTGTGATAGGCTGGAGGACTTTTGACAAGCTCGGCAAAGCCGCTTAGAACCGCCCGCGCCTCCTCAAATCCCGGATGTCCGCATTCCAGCAAAATTGTCCGGTCATTCCGTATTATACATGGCCCCGCCTCTACTCCTCTCATCCTGTTCCCTCCTTATGTGTGATAGCGGTTTAAGCTGTTAATGTTACTCAATGGCTCATTAGCCAGCATCCACATTCTCCCTACAACGAAAAAGCCCATTTCCGCCTAACGGATATGAGCCATTCGTCATTCTATTAATGCAGCTGCTGGCGCTGCGAGATTTCATGGAGCGCCTCAGCAGCCTCATCTGCGAACATTCTCTTGTCTGCCAGATCACCTAAGGAGACTACTCCGGTCAGCTTCTTGCCCTGCGTCACCGGAATGCGCCGGATCTGTGCGGAGGCCATCAGCTCAGCCGCCTCCTCCACAGAGGCGGATTCCTCAACGGAGAGGATCTCCCGGCTCATGACAGTCTCCACGGCTGTTGAGCCGGGATGCTTGGCCGCGTACCCGCGGATGACCAGATCGCGGTCTGTAATCACACCAATCAGCGTTGCTCCATCAGCCGAATCTACCACCGGAATAAAGCCCGTCCCGCTATCTCTCATGGCAACGGCAACCTCATAGATATTGTCCAGCAGAGTAACCGACACCGGCTGCGCGGTCATTACTTCTTTGACTGTCTTCAAGAATGAACCCTCCCGTCCACGTTAGCGTGGCATTTGAGAGTAGTTTTTCCTGTAACGGTAACATTTATACGGAAATTGACTCATTCAGACAGGAGTCGGCCATACCTACAAGCAGCTTCAAGCCATAGAGCATGGCATCCTCATCGAAATCAAATTTGCTGTGATGATGCGGATAGACAGCCTCCTTGGCCGCATTGCCCGCACCGACGAAGATGAAGCAGCCGGGAATCTCCTGAACATAATAGGAAAAGTCCTCCGCAGGCATAATCTTCTCCATCAGCATCACATCGGCATCTGTCCCAAGCGCCTTCGGGGCAACACGGGCAAAACGTTCATATTCCGCCTCGTCATTCACCAGCGGCGGGTACCCCATCAGATAGTCCACCTTGGCCTCCGTACCATAGGCTGCGGCTACAGAGGCCGCCATCTCTTCAATGCGGCGGCGGATCAGATGACGCGTCTCTTCATCAAATGCCCGCACCGTCCCGGTAATCCGGCAACGCTCGGCTATGATATTCTGGGCCGAACCTCCTTGAATCGTTCCTATGCTGACTACTGCCGGACGCAACGGATCAACATTCCGGCTGACAATCGTCTGCAGCCCGGTAACCAGTGCCGCACCGGCCACAATGCTGTCTGCCGTGCGGTGGGGCATTCCGCCGTGTCCTCCCCGGCCGATCAGATCAATGAAGAACTCATCGGCTGAGGCCATAAGCGGACCTGGCGCGCTGCCTACCGTCCCGAGAAGGAACGGTGTCCACAGATGCAGCCCGTAGACGGCATCTGCACCCGCAAGCACGCCTTCCGCAATCATGCCTACTGCGCCGCCGGGACACACCTCTTCCGCCGGCTGGAACAGAAAGCGGATCTCCCCCTTCAGCTCCTCACGGCGGGAGCTGTAATACGCCGCCGCAGCCAGCAGCATGGCGGTATGGCCGTCATGGCCGCAGGCATGCATCACTCCGGGGTGCTGGGAAGCATATTCCCGGCCGCTCTCCTCTGTAATATTCAGCGCGTCCATATCGGCACGCAGGACTACCGTTTTGCCGGACTCCCGGCCCTTAAGTATACCTGTCAATCCATAGCCTGCTTCACTCCGCCGGACCTCAATCCCCAGCTCCGCGAGCCTTGCCCCGACATAAGCGGAGGTCTCCTTCTCCTGATAGGACAGCTCCGGATGACGGTGCAGATGGCGGCGCCACTTGATCATTTCCGGGAGCAGCTCCCCGATCTCTAACCTCTCCATAACTCTCCATTCCCTTCTCTGGCAGCATCCTGCGGACAAGCCGTCAGGACAAGCCCGTAGGCTCTGCCCGCTCCGCAGACTGCCAACTTTCTTTTATTGTAGCAGAAACACAAAAAAGTGGGTATCGATCAGCCCGTTCTACCTTGCACAACCCCGGGAAACAGACTATCATGAGGAAGAACAATAACAAATTTTAATTACAAATGAATCATTATACTTCATTAAGGGGAGTTGTGCGCTATGATATTTGAGAACACGGGTCTCGAAGGATTGAAGAGCAACCTTCTTTATCTCGACGAAAGTGCAGCAAGAGCAGGATTCATCAGATGGCAATGGGAATACTACCGGGCGACCTACGACTGCAAGATAGAAGACCGCAAGGACGGCGGCGAATACTTCCTGCGCATTAATACCCGTGCTGTGGAAGGGAAGCTGGAGAAGGCGGACGCGGTACTGGCTATTGAAGCTGTCTACCTAGGCAAGGCTACATTCCCCCACGGACTGGAATATGAATCTCCGGTGCCTCAGCCGGTGCTTGAGGTAGCCCGGAAGCATATCGGTGAATTGAAAGCGCTGCTGGAAGCTTGAGCACCGCGAAGGGAAAGAAGGCCTCCAAGGCCAGCCCGCCCAAAAGAGGAACACCCGATTTCCAGTTGCTTATTCTCACCCTGCTGTTCGTGGGCTTCGGCTTGCTTATGGTGTTCAGCTCCAGTTCCAGCTTAACCCTTGCGAGCGAGAAATACAGCAATAATGCATTTTTCTTCGTCAAAAAGCAAGTGGTTTGGGCCGTGCTGGGCAGCTTCATCATGTTCGTGGTCATGAACATCCACTACAGCAAATTTAAGAAATGGTACGCACCGATCTTCGTGATTACCCTCGTCCTCCTGCTGTTCGTAGCAACCACCGAGGGGATTAACGGCGCCAAGAGCTGGATGAGTATCGGAACCCTGGGGATTCAGCCTACCGAGCTGGCCAAGATCTCTATCATTCTCTACCTGGCTGCCCTGATCACCAAAAAAGGCGAACGTCTGCGCGATTTGCGGACAGGGTATATCCCGGTCATGATTATCGTCGGAATTGTCGCCGGACTGATTATGATGCAGCCCGATCTGGGCTCCTGTCTCATTCTCGTAGCGACCAGCGGCCTTGTTATCTATGCCGGCGGCGCCAGCATGAAGCACATCATGGGATCGATCGCTCTGCTTGTTCTGGGAGTAGCCCTCGTCATCGGGGCGAAGGCCGCTATCGATTCCTTGTCTCCGCCGACCGAGAAGGCAGAGATTCAGAAGGACTACAGACAGGGCCGTATCGAAGCCTTCCTGGACCCTCAGGGAAATTCCGAGGGCAGTGGATATAATATTATGCAGTCTCTGATCGCCCTCGGTGAAGGTGGAACACAAGGCTCCGGGTTCGGGCAAAGTATTCAGAAGCTGCATTATCTGCCTTATCCGTATACCGACTTTATTTTCTCCGTCATCGGTGAGGAGCTGGGATTCGTCGGAACCGCCGTGTTCCTGCTGCTCTATCTGTATTTTATCTGGAGAGGAATTCTGATCTCACTGCGGTGCACCGATCCATTCGGCACTCTGGTCGGCATCGGAATCATGGGGCTCATCGCCATTCAAGCCTTCATCAACATTGGCGGTGTCACGAATACAATTCCGATGACCGGGGTCACCTTGCCCTTCATCAGCTATGGCGGCTCCTCCCTGCTCGTCACCATGCTCTGTATGGGGATTATGCTGAGCATCTCACGGGAGACCAACCGTCCTGCCAAGGAGGAAGTCGTGAAGTCTGTGACTACGGTCAGACAAGTGCGAAACAACAGAAGTGCAGGTACACGCGCACGCTAAGAGGCAACCTGCATGCTGATGAGGGTTGAGCCAACAAGTAGAAAGGCAGTCCGGAATATATTCCGGACTGCCTTTTGCATGGATGCCTAGTATAATTGTGCTTAAGAAATCTCGTCGTTCTTGAAGGCTACGCCTTCGACCTTAACGTTAACCTCTACGATGTGAAGCCCGGTCATACTCTCCACAGCCTCGCGGACATTCTGCTGAAGCATGCGGCACACTTCATGAATCGGCGTTTCGTACAGTACGATGATGCGTAAGTCTACCGCAGCTTCCAATTGGCCAACTTCGACAGTAACGCCCTTCTGCACGTTCTTGCCGCTCAGGCGCTTTGCCCAGCCTTCTGACAAACCGCCAGACATGGCTGCAATTCCGGGAGTCTCAAGCGCGGCCAGGCCGGCAATTTTTGAGACAACGTCATTCGATATCCGTATATTTCCCAATTCCAGTTGAAGCTGTTCTGCCATGCCATATCCCCCCTACTCTCATTATCAATTATTGTAATTCCAAAGCGGGCTAAAAAGCAAATGACTTTCTCTCACCCCCGTTTACAGCCAGGAACAATTTGGGTATATTGATTATGAATTCAACCTACATAAAGAGACTGGAGAGTGCTTACCTTTGAAAAAATGGATCTCACCGGCGCTGCTGGTCATCAGCTTTATCCTCAGCGCCACCGGGCATTACGCGAACTGGGATCATACCCTTCAGTTCATATTGTCTGCCATTTCGGTCATCTTCGTGGCCGGTTTCCTCGGCAGGGCCACTGAGAGTGTAGCCCACTACGCCGGACAGCGGCTTGGAGGGTTTCTGAACGCAACCTTCGGCAATGCGGCCGAGCTGATCATCGCCTTCTTCCTGGTCAAGGAAGGACTGTTTGACATGGTCAAAGCGAGTCTGACCGGCTCCATCATCGGCAACCTGCTGCTTGTCCTCGGACTGAGTATTTTTGCCGGGGGCATGAAGTTCAAGGTTCAGAACTTCAATGTCACGCTCGCCGGTCTAAACGGCTCACTGATGATCGTTGCGGTCATCGCCCTGTTCGTCCCGGCCATGTTCTTCAACACCCATTCCATCACCGAGAAAGACACCAATGTACTGAGCCTTGTCGTCGCCGGCCTGCTGATTGCAGCCTACCTCGCCTGGCTGGTTTTCTCCATGATCACACATAAGAAGTACCTGGCGGATGTTACGGACGATACGGCGGAAGAGCTGCCCAATGAGCATGCTCCAGTCTGGTCCCGTAACCGCTCAATCCTCTACCTCGTCCTTGCCACCGTGATGGTCGCCTTCGTCAGTGAATGGCTGGTCGGAACGCTGGAGACGCTCACCGAACGCTTCGGCTTCAGCGAGCTGTTCGTCGGTGCATTCCTCGTAGCGATTATCGGTAACGCCGCAGAACACAGCGCTGCCATTATGCTCGCCATGAAGAACAAGATTGGAGCCGCAGTCGAGATCGCCGTAGGCAGCAGTCTGCAGATCGCCCTGTTCGTTGCCCCTGTGCTGATCTTCGCCAGTTATTTCATGGGCAACACCATGTCGATTGTCTTCACCACGATTGAGATTGTAGCTATAGCCGTATCGGTGTTCATCGCCAAATCGATTATTCAGGACGGCGCAACCAACTGGTATGAAGGTCTCCTGCTGCTAGCAGTTTACATGATTCTCGGCGTATCGTTTTATCTGGTCTGAAACAACCCCACAAAGTGATGCTTTTGCTTCGACGATTACTCAGGTACTTTGCGGGGGCCCCGAAACTTATAAATAATTATAAAAAAACGCACATGATTGACCCCCGGGTCTGTCATGTGCGTTTTGTTGAAAATATAGCCGCTCCCACTTGATGACCGGGACTTACATCTCCCGCTCCTCAGCCTTCTTATTCAGTGCCTCATACAGAACAGCCAAATTGCGTTCCAGCTTACTCAGCACCTGCTTGCCTGTGAGCTCCGGCACCAGCCCCGCTCTGACCGCAAAATCGACCTCTCTGGAGAAGCCGTACATCTGGGTATCCAGCACTTCCTCATAGAGAGGGCAGTAACGGGTTGCCAAATTCTCCATCTGTACTTCAATGAGCTTCTGAATTTTATCGGCATCTTCTTGAAGAAGATTGATTGCTTTGATATTGAGCTGTTCCTGCAAATCCGATGAAGTCATGCATTTTCCCCCCCATGTCCAAAAGTTACAGCTGCTAATGCTTATTATTCTTAATATTAGTCGAAATTAGGACCTAATACAAGATTTCAGTTTGGGTTATTCCTGAAGTTCCTGCAAAATCCCCCCGCTGCACAGCAAAGACGCCCAGCCGCAAGGCCGGACGTCCGAGAAGAAAATGGAATTACTCTGCTACTACTGTAAAATTCAGATTGTGTTTGGCAAAAACTTCGCTCATGGCTTTCTTAGCTTCCTCGGCATCTGTGCCATGTACATGCAGCTCGTAGCTTTGGCTGGATACCAGAGTAGTGAACAAGCCCAGGATGCTCTTCACATCAATGTACTTGTTGTCCGCTTGAAGAACGATAGATGAATTAAATTGGCTTGCTGTCTGTGCAATATCCACGATTGCCGCATTGTTGGACATAGGAATCCCTCCGCAACTTGATTATAAACTTATATTCACTTGTTACCAATTCCATGATACATTGAATCCGCTTACTCACGCAAGGTGTTTCTTGGAAACAGGCATTGCGTGCTTTTGGAATCACCGCTCTTGTACCATTTTATTTCAGGTTCTCCGGATTCAGACCTTCCAGCTCCGGCACCACAAAAATTCCATCTTTACGGATCAGCACATCGTCAAAGTAAATTTCGCCGCCTCCGTAATCAGGTCGCTGAATCAGCACGAGGTCCCAGTGAATGGACGAACGGTTTCCGTTATCCGTTACATCATAAGCCTGGCCGGGTGTGAAGTGCAGACTGCCGGCAATTTTCTCATCGAACAGAATATCCTTCATCGGATGCAGAATATAAGGGTTGAAGCCGATGGCGAACTCACCGATATGGCGCGCGCCGTCGTCGGAATCCAGAATTTCATTCAGTCGTGCGGTATCATTGCTGGCAGCCTCTACGATCCGCCCGTTCTCGAACGTGAACTTCACATTCTCGAAGGTCACCCCGTTATAGATCGATGCGGCATTATAGCTGATCGTTCCATTCACGGAATCGCGGACAGGTGCGCTGTACACTTCTCCGTCCGGG
The window above is part of the Paenibacillus sp. FSL H8-0048 genome. Proteins encoded here:
- a CDS encoding CBS domain-containing protein, with amino-acid sequence MKTVKEVMTAQPVSVTLLDNIYEVAVAMRDSGTGFIPVVDSADGATLIGVITDRDLVIRGYAAKHPGSTAVETVMSREILSVEESASVEEAAELMASAQIRRIPVTQGKKLTGVVSLGDLADKRMFADEAAEALHEISQRQQLH
- a CDS encoding amidohydrolase — protein: MERLEIGELLPEMIKWRRHLHRHPELSYQEKETSAYVGARLAELGIEVRRSEAGYGLTGILKGRESGKTVVLRADMDALNITEESGREYASQHPGVMHACGHDGHTAMLLAAAAYYSSRREELKGEIRFLFQPAEEVCPGGAVGMIAEGVLAGADAVYGLHLWTPFLLGTVGSAPGPLMASADEFFIDLIGRGGHGGMPHRTADSIVAGAALVTGLQTIVSRNVDPLRPAVVSIGTIQGGSAQNIIAERCRITGTVRAFDEETRHLIRRRIEEMAASVAAAYGTEAKVDYLMGYPPLVNDEAEYERFARVAPKALGTDADVMLMEKIMPAEDFSYYVQEIPGCFIFVGAGNAAKEAVYPHHHSKFDFDEDAMLYGLKLLVGMADSCLNESISV
- a CDS encoding YugN family protein; the encoded protein is MIFENTGLEGLKSNLLYLDESAARAGFIRWQWEYYRATYDCKIEDRKDGGEYFLRINTRAVEGKLEKADAVLAIEAVYLGKATFPHGLEYESPVPQPVLEVARKHIGELKALLEA
- the ftsW gene encoding putative lipid II flippase FtsW, which produces MSTAKGKKASKASPPKRGTPDFQLLILTLLFVGFGLLMVFSSSSSLTLASEKYSNNAFFFVKKQVVWAVLGSFIMFVVMNIHYSKFKKWYAPIFVITLVLLLFVATTEGINGAKSWMSIGTLGIQPTELAKISIILYLAALITKKGERLRDLRTGYIPVMIIVGIVAGLIMMQPDLGSCLILVATSGLVIYAGGASMKHIMGSIALLVLGVALVIGAKAAIDSLSPPTEKAEIQKDYRQGRIEAFLDPQGNSEGSGYNIMQSLIALGEGGTQGSGFGQSIQKLHYLPYPYTDFIFSVIGEELGFVGTAVFLLLYLYFIWRGILISLRCTDPFGTLVGIGIMGLIAIQAFINIGGVTNTIPMTGVTLPFISYGGSSLLVTMLCMGIMLSISRETNRPAKEEVVKSVTTVRQVRNNRSAGTRAR
- a CDS encoding Asp23/Gls24 family envelope stress response protein, giving the protein MAEQLQLELGNIRISNDVVSKIAGLAALETPGIAAMSGGLSEGWAKRLSGKNVQKGVTVEVGQLEAAVDLRIIVLYETPIHEVCRMLQQNVREAVESMTGLHIVEVNVKVEGVAFKNDEIS
- the cax gene encoding calcium/proton exchanger; translation: MKKWISPALLVISFILSATGHYANWDHTLQFILSAISVIFVAGFLGRATESVAHYAGQRLGGFLNATFGNAAELIIAFFLVKEGLFDMVKASLTGSIIGNLLLVLGLSIFAGGMKFKVQNFNVTLAGLNGSLMIVAVIALFVPAMFFNTHSITEKDTNVLSLVVAGLLIAAYLAWLVFSMITHKKYLADVTDDTAEELPNEHAPVWSRNRSILYLVLATVMVAFVSEWLVGTLETLTERFGFSELFVGAFLVAIIGNAAEHSAAIMLAMKNKIGAAVEIAVGSSLQIALFVAPVLIFASYFMGNTMSIVFTTIEIVAIAVSVFIAKSIIQDGATNWYEGLLLLAVYMILGVSFYLV
- a CDS encoding YlaN family protein, whose amino-acid sequence is MTSSDLQEQLNIKAINLLQEDADKIQKLIEVQMENLATRYCPLYEEVLDTQMYGFSREVDFAVRAGLVPELTGKQVLSKLERNLAVLYEALNKKAEEREM
- a CDS encoding HPr family phosphocarrier protein gives rise to the protein MSNNAAIVDIAQTASQFNSSIVLQADNKYIDVKSILGLFTTLVSSQSYELHVHGTDAEEAKKAMSEVFAKHNLNFTVVAE